The Phyllopteryx taeniolatus isolate TA_2022b chromosome 4, UOR_Ptae_1.2, whole genome shotgun sequence genome includes the window AAAAATGGACTAACGTGCAAAAGCTGAAAATAGCCTACGACCAAAATTCTATCAAATCGTGCTGACGGACACTGGCACACCTGAAGGGAATTTACCTTGATAAGTTAACAAGAGAAAGAATTGGGCCCATCGACAATGTTATTGCTACTACAATGAAAAACACCAGAAGAATttacttaaaataattttatttttgaaaagaaCGGAAATTACgccagtttaccacattttaataatgtacAACCAATGATCAAAGtaagcactttttttcagtttggtGGCGTAATGTACAAATCGAGACAGCGGCATGGCTGAGAGACTGAACCGGAAAACACTGTTCAGTCTTATATTGCAAATAAGATACAACACGTGAACAAATAAGTGGTTCAATGTGTCCTTCGTTTATTCCAGTTGGGAATAGCGGTCGCTAAGCGCAGGTAGGATGCAGCCAACCatgcccctcccctcccccatgCACGTCCAAACGCATATTACGCACACCTGTTTtacattattctttttttttctgaattctTTTCAGGGCTATTGGATACCTGACATCAGCATTATTTTACCCACTGCTGACTTTTTTCCTCCTGTCAGTGGTAATCGCTTACTGGGCGGTCACTGCAGTGTATCCTTTCACTTCAGATGATGATCAGGGATGATGCAGACAAAAGATAGTAATACAAAGACTGATTCTTTGTACACTGTGGTTTCATCATCTTAACATCTTTGCCATTCAGTTATCTCGCCACATCCAGTAAGGAAGTGTACAAAGTGTCCTCCCCCACTGACTGTCCAAAATACCTTCTCAAGACCTGTGATCCTAAGGTGATGAACTAAATCTGCGCCTCATCAcatcttcatgtttcttgtaTGATGTTCACATATTGTATCTCTACAGACATTCAACACATCCGATGTGCTTTCTGAGTGTCCTGATGCTGAGTGTAACTTTGCCTTCTATGGCGGGGAGTCCCTGTACCACAAATACCTCATCGTATTCCAGTTTTACAACGTCTTCCTCTTTTTCTGGTGCACTAACTTTGTGACGGCTCTGGGACAGGTCACTCTGGCTGGCGcttttgcctcatattattgGGCCTTTAAAAAGCCTGACGATTTGCCCGGCTACCCTGTCTTCTCCTCCCTGGGCCGAGCCATCAGGTGAGAAAATGGATTTGTGAAGTTGATGGGCTTACTTACATAGCTAACTCTTCATCCTTGTCAGGTATCACACGGGCTCTGTGGCGTTTGGCTCGCTGATCCTGTCTGTGATCCAGATCATCAGGGTTCTTCTGGAGTACCTGGATCACAAGATGCAAGGTAAGATTCAAAACAACTAGACACTTGAGTATGTAACTACTTTTGCACATGTAGTGTAAGCAGCCATGTTTCCTGACTGCAAAATTTCACCCCAATGAAAAATGCCCAAAAGTAgtcattttaatacattttcgcTACTTGACAAAAAGTACcaaactgaaccaaattctaCTACTTAACGGAAAAGGGAATTTGGTTTTATACGGTATTatataacaattggttactgtATGTAGTGCTTCACaaagtaaactttttttttggagcttGCGTGGGATAAATTCCCACTCAATACATTCTTCACAATGGACCCATGTTTGACTTGTCATAGCAAcatagtatgtgtgtgtgtgtgtgtgtgtgtgtgtgtgtgtgtgtgtgtgtgtgtgtgtgtatatatatatatatatatatatatatatatatatatatatatatatgtatatatatatatatatataaaaaatgcaaCAATGAATTACTCCAGCCAAAATGCTTCCTTGGTGATTATCCTCCAGGTGCTCAAAACAAGTATACTAAATTCCTGCTGAACTGCATGAAATGTTTATTCTGGTGTCTGGAGACATGCATCAAGTTCCTGAACAGAAATGCTTATATAATGGTGAGTTTCTGCAAGTACAGATAACCTGAGTGCTGTCATTATACTAAAACTGTGATACTATGTCTGAAGATTGCCATCTATGGGAAAAATTTCTGCACATCAGCTCAAGACGCCTTCATGCTtctgttgaggaacattgtcagGTTGGAAATGAATAGATTATATACttcatatattatattttacaaaCTTTTGCACTCACTGGAGACTTCTAAAATGCTGCCTTTGCAAGTATTATAATGCTCTGTTgccaatataaaaatattagaaaactaATGTacattttgatacagctcttatccatccattttctatatgacCTTTCcttattagggttgcgggttagctggagcctaacccagctagcTGCCTTTGCACAAGTGGTGGAGCACACTTGGACTGATTTGCAGTCAATCTCACTGCACATaatagacaaacattcacacctttgcacaattttagagtcttcagtgaacctaacatggatgttttttagaCAGTGGATCAAGGCAATTTACTCTCATGCATTGTGCCTATTTCAAAACAGGGTGGCTGTCTTGGACAAAGTGACTGACTTCCTCTTGCTCCTTGGGAAACTGCTCATTGTTGGAGTTATTGGTAAGCTATCGCTCACAAAGGTATAGTAAATGTAACGTGTAGTTGTACGAACTTTCTTTCTGCACAGGAatcttctctttcttcttctttactgGAAGAATCAAATCTGCTGAGTACACCCATCCTTCTTTGAACTACTACTGGGTGCCAATACTGgtgagaaaaacatttgtataaaGAGCATTCACAGCAAAGACATCTACCAAAGCTTTAACATTTTTCAGTTATGAGTGTGAGGACGGACAATCGAGGATTTTTAGTATTTTGTTCAAAgcagagaatactttttttgttctttttttcccatagaaacaataaagtgtatgtaccagtaatagttttttttttttaatgtgttgaaGCATTCCTAAATGTCATTTCAGCACCACTGATAGTAGTAATGATAATGCATTATTTGCTAACATTGTCTAACAAAGAAATAAGTACTGTACTACTTTATTGAAAACCTTTTCAAGAAGTCAGAATATAACACAAACCGTTGGTACTGCAAGTCCCAGCAGCTTGTTTGAATACTGTTTTAATAGGTTTTCTGAATAGTATCAGTGGTGCAGAATGCTTGAGGTAGgatttttattctccaattagACGATGACAGTTGGAGCCTACCTCATTGCCCATGGCTTCTTCAGTGTGTACGCTATGTGTGTGGACACGCTCTTCCTCTGCTTCTGTGAGTACTGAGTACTTTTTATTGGTATGGTCTCATTCCTTATTGTACTAGATCTAAAACTGAGCTTCTTGTTTCTTGCTTTGTTTCTGACTCTCCTCATCTTTTTCTCCCCTTTaatttgacttcatttttattttccaatgtattttcattattttccttgAACCCAATTAAACCGTACTCACTGAAGGTGAGGACTTGGAAAGAAATGACGGCTCACCTGGAAGGCCTTACTTCATGTCCCCCGAGCTGCATGATCTCATCGGCTTAGCAAATAGGTCTGAGGGAGATGGAGACGATGCAGACTCTCCAAATCAAGAAGATATGGGGGAGGAGGAAACTCTTCAACTGGAAGAAGGCGGAGTTGAACTAAAGGTGCAGTCTGATGTCTCGCAGTGGAACGAGGAAGAGGAGCCTCTACAGGACAATTCTGTAGAAGCAAAGGAGACCAAGGAGCAGTCACTCAGTGAAGGCAAGGCGGTCGAAGAGAAAGAAGCAGAGGTGATAGTGGTGCTAAAGCAGGAGGAAAATGTGGGGGCAGCAGCACCTCCAAGTGACGAGACAGAGAATAAAATGTagaaaagaagcagaagaatCCAAGGGAAAACATGGTGCTTCTGCTACTTGGAGAATGAAAGAACCTCAGTGATTATGTGGGCTTTAAAAACTGGGCAGTAAGATTTGTGAACTGGAGGAGGTTGTCCCTCAAATCCTGAGGCCCAGTGTGTCTTATGTGGCTTGAAAAATGCCGTTGTGTTGGTCTTAGAACCGTGTTGGTTTTGACATGTTGAGAAAGTGCTTACCGTGTCTGATCACTGTCACTGAAATACTGTAGGTTTTCAATTAATGCACTACACAACCTCTCTGATCTGTGTTTGCGTTTCAGTTTGACACGCATCTTTGTAAATGATTTTTCACAATACCAGCTGACGTCAAAAGGTTACATGCAAATTTGATATCCTGTATATTTGATCTTTCTGCAGTCGTGTCTACAATATTCTCGGCTTTAATCTTGTAAAGAGACCCTTACCATGTATTACCACCTATTTGCCTTGGTATATTGGACTTGCATTAATTAGGTGCTGTGATTTGTAGCTCTATGATGCAGCCATTGTGACATCTTGCCTTTCTCTGTCCTTATCCATCTTAACGTGCTGCATGATGTTGGCATGGCCTTCTAAAGCAATCTAAACTAATTCTTTTGTAGTTTTGTCACCTTGTGAAATGTATGCTGGCATTCCATATTTATTGGATTTTGTTcttaattaaagaaaaactgttcATGTCAGTCATGGTAGCAACTAAAAGGTGGAATACTCACAAGAACTCAAATGCTCCTCAGATAACTTGGAATTGACAGGGATTAGGGATTGTTAAAAGAGTCCCGCATATAGCCAGGGCTTTTGATCTTTCAAGAccaacagaatattgtgttctgttcaGTGGTGGAAATTGGCAATGTGGGAAGGGTATAAGCACATGAACACTTAAACGAAATAGTTTTAGAAACAACATTGAGTATAATGCAGGCAGTTCTACACCAGAAactcacaattttttttgcagaggttacaaaagtacaaaaaaattgtatttgaacCAAACAGACCAAGACAAGcaggacaatgaatgaatgaatgaaaaaaaattgcaatgtgaaatcaggcttgaaaatggtcaagaattgagagaATCACGTGTCACCGAATGCAAATGCATGCTTGCTTTCACGGCTCCTAAGCGGGGAGAAAATTACCAGCGACGGACATTGCACACACACTTCacgggctgcagagaagcagcctctgagCCGGCAGAATGACCATCAGCCACGCTGCCGGGACAATTTTCCCTTGGAGCTTCAACGGGACAATGCACTTCTGTGGCTGCCTCGGGGTGGACCATAAGTGGCAACAGTAGCACAACAGCCCTTGGATAATTTATTTCCCCTCCCCGTGACATCCGGCCAGATACTGAGGCTGATGACCCTAACGCTGTTGTGCTGGGCCTCCTACTGAAGCCGCTGTCGGGCTGGCAAGGGGCCCGGGATGGTGGATTCCGTCCAGTTGACCGTTGCCTCGCAATACAATGAGCGTGGCGCCATACGGCAGAGACACTAGcctacacttcagggaagatgtattttttgagTAGTTGTGTGCATAGTTTTAATAGCTAATTGCACACTATACTGGTAGGAATGGGTCAAGTTAATGGATGAGAAAATGGTAATTCtgccgaatggccactgcatggaataggGGCGCTTAGTGTTTATTTTGTGGGGGTTTAATAGCTAATTGCACACTATACTGGTAGGAATGGGTCAAGTTAATGGATGAGAAAATGGTAATTCtgccgaatggccactgcatggaataggGGCGCTTAGTGTTTATTTTGTGGGGGAGGGCCTCATGCTGGAAAGTACACAACTAACTTGCATGGTGCTTGGACTCCGGGGTAAAAAATCTCTGAATCGATCAATTCTGACAGGTTGATCAGGACTGAATTGACAACCGACCATCCAGACTACACTTTGTACTTTGTTTTAACAGCTTGGTATCTGATAAATTAGCTTAGGATTACAACTAAAAAGATACCTATCCTGCAAAAGACGATAAACTCATAAGGCTTGCCAAACGTGATAAATGTGATAGTAgaagatactgtatatacaccaTGAAACAcgtatacaggctcgctgttcagggcagCTATATATCCAAACGCTCAATGTCCAAGGGTGCGTCGGCAACTCCTATTTTTATGCGATTGTCCAGTCCAATCGGGTTCGACCGCATCGCGCAGTGTGCATCATGCCAAAGAGATTGAATGTTACAAATGCAAAAGCCACAAGAGTCTGACGCCATGATTATATCACCAATGGGCAATCAGAGCAAagttgttttccatatttacatTGAGAAGATGAGTAatccaatcagaggaaagctcTACAGCACTACTTTATGAAAGAACAATCCAGCCGTCTCAACTGCCAGACGAAAAAGACCCAGTAGAACAGCTAGAAAAATGACATTgtgggcattttcaacccaaatcatgcaaacccgataaaagggcatcaaatattataaaattaaaacagatggaaggggacctttcaATATGGCCATGGATGGGGATCATCTTGCTTCTCCATTCTGTTGCCATCACCGTTAATGCTCCGTGGTTCACATTCCTCTATTGGCTGTCATAAGCTGTGCCCGGCATTTccgttgttggagcttgggtggtgctttgcgccctcttacactctctctctctctcgctctctctctctctctcttcccagtgATCACCTCGGCCGCATACCAgttgtcaatcagccttcatcaccagcatttaagcctgccagatccaagactccactgccagagtattaaagttcacccgtggtacaccggctctcTGCTTATacgtaagctacgccagtcctTGCAATATTTCTGATctccatgttcttccttgtcctcagtgctcttTCCGTGTTCCCCACTTTTCTGACCTCTTCCACCAAGCCGTCAAGCCATCAACTTGCTCACACAAGCACCTGCCGCACACTCCGTCTCGGCGACCCGCCAGCATGCCTCCAGGATCCAACTCCGAATCCcttctcaataaaccattctccagaacttcttcagcctccgcctgcttctgggtccagttaaaatCGCATCGTGACATTGGCCActgtccttttctttttctttttttttcagctttaaGACCCCAAGATCAGAACCGTTGTCTACTTTGACAAGGGAGTACAAATCATAGTAGTCCCACAGGTTTTCAAATGCAGGGTGTtaatcatcagaaaaataatatactCAAGTATAGTCCAGATACCTGAAAATTAGAgtaagcaaatttatttatatagcgcagttcatacacaaggtaatgtgctttacatgatttaaagcatttaaaaacaaagacaaaatacagcttataaatacttaaaacaaaggaaaaaataaaaatacaactaaaacagcgtacagtgcaagaaagatcatttaaaaggggaaatgctctaaaaagcatgaggaaaataagtttttaacctggacttaaaaacattcacacttggagctgacatcacttctgttaataacttattccatttgtgtgcagcataatagctaaatgctgcttcaccatgtttgctttggacttttgtgctccactgtttgacatgagtctgtcgatctcagagccctactgggtttatatacattagcatttttttccatgtagtcaagacctaaaccatttagtgatttatagaccagtggGCGAACTTTAAAATccattctaaagctgactgggagccagtgtaatgactttagaattggagtaatatgttctcagtctgacctctttgttctcgTCAGAACCCGacctgcagcattctgaatgagttgcagctgCTTCATGCTCTTTTGGAGGAGTCCAGTCAGACGCTATTACAATAGTAAGTCTACTTGACATAAAAGCATTGATGAGCTTCTCTTGGTCCGCTTGGcgcatgcaagccttcactctggatacgttcttcagatggtagaaggcagttttagtaattgatttgactATCATTACACCAAGGTTTTTAACTTGGTCTTTGGtatttaaagagagtgactctaGGTATTTATtgacagcaatcctcttttctttatcattacttccaaaaacaattctcttccagttttgttgtggtttaattgaagaaagttttgggAGTGACACACATCAATTGCACTGCTAGAGATCATCTGCaaagctatgatagtcaacattaaggttTTGAAGAATTTGGACCAAggatagcatatacaggctTAACAGGAGTACaaagaatttgtttttctttacttccCACCACGGCATCTTTCTTATAGGTTTTGGTCATTGAACACCGTATTGTAAGTGATGGCTATAAAACTAATGCATGTTGCCAAAGTTAAATCACAAGTGACATCACAAAGTCAACCCTTGTAATCAGAGGAGGCTCAGTAAACAGTAGGCTAGAGTTTACATGTTGCTAGGCAACGGGGCCCAGCACTGTGCACGTCTTGACGGTGAGCCCCCTCTTTGGCTTGCATGTGACTTCTCTTTGCTTGTGTGAAGATTATACTGAAAACATGTTGTTCGAATCGGAAAGCGCCAAACCTTCCGTGTATGACCAAATAGCGGATTTGCAGCGTAAAATTCAACTTTTAGGTAAGTTGTTTCGACGAGTTGGGGCTGTGGTCACTTGTACTTTATCTCGAAAACCGTCTCATTGACTTTCATGCTACGTGTCGGTCAGAGAGTGACAGGAGCGCCTACTATGAGAGCTCCCAATCGGCTCTGGAGAAGAACCGCCAGAACATCTTGCAGCTACGGGAGGATAACAGGGATTTGCAGAAGAGGGTGTCAGAGGCCGAAGCCGTAAGGACAAGAAACACATTCAGTGAGATCATCTTGATTACAATCCACTCTCTCCTCTCTCAGGATGAACAACAATTCGTCCAATCGGCCTTACATGGCCGAGGCGTGGAAAAGGACACTGGGCCGCCAATGTCAGGCAAGGTTGTATGCCAGCTCTACCCTCCTACGattcctttgttgtttttgtgactttcggcttgtctcaCAGGAGTCGCTGCATACAGGAAgtcacttgcatgatttgtttttgcACCGTTATTCTAATACGTCGTCACGAGGCACAAAAAGACAATGCTCAGTTACCTCTGTTTCACGTCACCATCACAGAGTTAGATCTTAAAtatgaacaggtttaacatgtATGATTGTCAGGAGCCCCGAGTTTTTTCTGAGCGGAccgaggaggaaaaaaaaaatcactcttaacgcAACCTACGCCAGAGGATAATAACAATCTTCTAGATGT containing:
- the LOC133476383 gene encoding choline transporter-like protein 2 isoform X2 — translated: MLQFKKRGEVRQFDPNFKGPLHNRGCTDMICCFLFIVALLGYFVVGIIAWSQGDPRKILHPTDSRGNFCGQKGTAQENKPLLFYFNILKCASPLVLVELQCPTTQICVEKCPHKHLTLDKLKNSKKEDRVYYEKYCKEGFSQADATADIWKKGTCPYMLMPSRAFTRRCLPSLSRQKGGVVTVGNETIIETSEGKTVEAEDVLDATKKSNMVLEARHSAMKIFEDYTQSWHYIMIGLLVAMLISWLFIVLLRFLAGIMVWVMIVLVLIVIAYGTLHCYLEYENLIGDPGADATISDLGVQTDISIYLEIRQTWLAFTITLASVEFLIIVLLIFLRKRILIAIALIKESSRAIGYLTSALFYPLLTFFLLSVVIAYWAVTAVYLATSSKEVYKVSSPTDCPKYLLKTCDPKVTLAGAFASYYWAFKKPDDLPGYPVFSSLGRAIRYHTGSVAFGSLILSVIQIIRVLLEYLDHKMQGAQNKYTKFLLNCMKCLFWCLETCIKFLNRNAYIMIAIYGKNFCTSAQDAFMLLLRNIVRVAVLDKVTDFLLLLGKLLIVGVIGIFSFFFFTGRIKSAEYTHPSLNYYWVPILTMTVGAYLIAHGFFSVYAMCVDTLFLCFCEDLERNDGSPGRPYFMSPELHDLIGLANRSEGDGDDADSPNQEDMGEEETLQLEEGGVELKVQSDVSQWNEEEEPLQDNSVEAKETKEQSLSEGKAVEEKEAEVIVVLKQEENVGAAAPPSDETENKM
- the LOC133476383 gene encoding choline transporter-like protein 2 isoform X1 → MLQFKKRGEVRQFDPNFKGPLHNRGCTDMICCFLFIVALLGYFVVGIIAWSQGDPRKILHPTDSRGNFCGQKGTAQENKPLLFYFNILKCASPLVLVELQCPTTQICVEKCPHKHLTLDKLKNSKKEDRVYYEKYCKEGFSQADATADIWKKGTCPYMLMPSRAFTRRCLPSLSRQKGGVVTVGNETIIETSEGKTVEAEDVLDATKKSNMVLEARHSAMKIFEDYTQSWHYIMIGLLVAMLISWLFIVLLRFLAGIMVWVMIVLVLIVIAYGTLHCYLEYENLIGDPGADATISDLGVQTDISIYLEIRQTWLAFTITLASVEFLIIVLLIFLRKRILIAIALIKESSRAIGYLTSALFYPLLTFFLLSVVIAYWAVTAVYLATSSKEVYKVSSPTDCPKYLLKTCDPKTFNTSDVLSECPDAECNFAFYGGESLYHKYLIVFQFYNVFLFFWCTNFVTALGQVTLAGAFASYYWAFKKPDDLPGYPVFSSLGRAIRYHTGSVAFGSLILSVIQIIRVLLEYLDHKMQGAQNKYTKFLLNCMKCLFWCLETCIKFLNRNAYIMIAIYGKNFCTSAQDAFMLLLRNIVRVAVLDKVTDFLLLLGKLLIVGVIGIFSFFFFTGRIKSAEYTHPSLNYYWVPILTMTVGAYLIAHGFFSVYAMCVDTLFLCFCEDLERNDGSPGRPYFMSPELHDLIGLANRSEGDGDDADSPNQEDMGEEETLQLEEGGVELKVQSDVSQWNEEEEPLQDNSVEAKETKEQSLSEGKAVEEKEAEVIVVLKQEENVGAAAPPSDETENKM
- the LOC133476383 gene encoding choline transporter-like protein 2 isoform X3; translation: MLQFKKRGEVRQFDPNFKGPLHNRGCTDMICCFLFIVALLGYFVVGIIAWSQGDPRKILHPTDSRGNFCGQKGTAQENKPLLFYFNILKCASPLVLVELQCPTTQICVEKCPHKHLTLDKLKNSKKEDRVYYEKYCKEGFSQADATADIWKKGTCPYMLMPSRAFTRRCLPSLSRQKGGVVTVGNETIIETSEGKTVEAEDVLDATKKSNMVLEARHSAMKIFEDYTQSWHYIMIGLLVAMLISWLFIVLLRFLAGIMVWVMIVLVLIVIAYGTLHCYLEYENLIGDPGADATISDLGVQTDISIYLEIRQTWLAFTITLASVEFLIIVLLIFLRKRILIAIALIKESSRAIGYLTSALFYPLLTFFLLSVVIAYWAVTAVYLATSSKEVYKVSSPTDCPKYLLKTCDPKTFNTSDVLSECPDAECNFAFYGGESLYHKYLIVFQFYNVFLFFWCTNFVTALGQVTLAGAFASYYWAFKKPDDLPGYPVFSSLGRAIRYHTGSVAFGSLILSVIQIIRVLLEYLDHKMQGAQNKYTKFLLNCMKCLFWCLETCIKFLNRNAYIMIAIYGKNFCTSAQDAFMLLLRNIVRVAVLDKVTDFLLLLGKLLIVGVIGIFSFFFFTGRIKSAEYTHPSLNYYWVPILTMTVGAYLIAHGFFSVYAMCVDTLFLCFLITSAAYQLSISLHHQHLSLPDPRLHCQSIKVHPWYTGSLLIRKLRQSLQYF